One Ricinus communis isolate WT05 ecotype wild-type chromosome 1, ASM1957865v1, whole genome shotgun sequence DNA window includes the following coding sequences:
- the LOC8276679 gene encoding ETO1-like protein 1, whose translation MKTLFLPESCKESQLDALNPQSWLQVERGKLSKLSSCSSSSSSSIDSLIKVPEPPVLPFFKPVDYVEVLAQIHEELESCSPQERSNLYLLQFQVFRGLGEVKLMRRSLRSAWQKSSTVHEKVVFGAWLKYEKQGEELIADLLATCGKCAQEFGPIDIVSQLHIDLSFSASETILTNADSKLRNVIFSIGDEKIVCDRKKISGLSAPFHAMLNGCFLESLCENIDFSENNISPFSFKTISEFSVKGSLNEVPLENLLEILIFANKFCCERLKDACDRKLASLVSSKEDAVELMEYALQENSPVLAASCLQVFLHELPDCLNDERVVEIFSHAGKQERMIMVGAASFSLYCLLSEVAMNLDPRSNKTACFLERLVESAETNRQKLLAFHQLGCVRLLRKEYDEAERLFEAALSAGHLYSVSGLARLGCVKGHRLWAYDKLSSVISSVTPLGWMYQERSLYCEGDKKCEDLQKATELDPTLTYPYMFRAASLMRKQNVQAALAEINRVLGFKLALECLELRFCFYLALEDYQAALCDVQAILTLSPDYRMFEGRVAAFQLRTLVREHVGNWTTADCWIQLYERWSSVDDIGSLSVIYQMLESEAPKGVLYFRQSLLLLRLNCPEAAMQSLQLARQHASTEHERLVYEGWILYDTGHCEEGLRKAEESIKINRSFEAFFLKAYALADSSQDPSCSSTVVSLLEDALKCPSDRLRKGQALNNLGSVYVDCGKLELAADCYINALKIRHTRAHQGLARVHFLRNDKAAAYEEMTKLIEKARNNASAYEKRSEYCDRELTKADLEMVTKLDPLRVYPYRYRAAVLMDGHKEKEAIAELSRAIAFKADLHLLHLRAAFYEHIGDVMAALRDCRAALSVDPNHQEMLELHSRVNSHEP comes from the exons ATGAAGACTTTGTTCCTTCCTGAGTCATGTAAAGAGTCACAACTTGATGCTCTAAATCCACAGTCTTGGCTTCAGGTTGAAAGAGGGAAACTTTCTAAACTCTCTTCAtgctcttcttcctcttcttcatcCAT AGACTCACTTATCAAGGTCCCTGAACCTCCAGTTCTACCATTTTTTAAACCTGTTGATTATGTAGAAGTTTTAGCCCAGATTCATGAAGAACTTGAATCATGTTCTCCACAAGAAAGGtcaaatctttatttattgcaATTTCAAGTCTTTAGAGGCCTTGGGGAAGTCAAACTGATGCGGAGAAGTCTCCGCTCAGCCTGGCAGAAGTCTAGTACTGTGCATGAAAAGGTTGTATTTGGGGCATGGTTAAAATATGAGAAGCAAGGAGAGGAGCTTATCGCTGACTTGCTTGCCACTTGTGGTAAATGTGCGCAAGAGTTTGGGCCTATAGATATTGTCTCCCAGCTTCATATTGATTTAAGTTTTAGCGCTAGTGAAACGATTTTGACTAATGCTGACAGTAAATTAAGAAATGTCATTTTCAGTATTGGAGATGAGAAGATAGTTTGtgatagaaagaaaatttcaggCCTTTCTGCTCCATTCCATGCTATGCTTAATGGGTGTTTCTTAGAATCTCTTTGTGAAAACATTGATTTCTCCGAAAACAACATATCCCCATTCAGTTTTAAGACGATAAGTGAGTTCAGTGTGAAGGGCAGTTTGAATGAAGTACCTCTAGAAAATTTGTTAGAAATATTGATATTTGCAAATAAGTTCTGTTGTGAAAGGCTGAAAGATGCATGTGATAGGAAACTTGCATCTTTGGTTTCCTCTAAGGAAGATGCTGTAGAACTGATGGAATATGCTCTGCAAGAGAACTCTCCTGTCCTTGCTGCGTCATGTTTGCAAGTTTTCTTACATGAACTGCCTGATTGTTTGAATGATGAGCGGGTGGTGGAAATATTTAGCCATGCTGGTAAACAAGAGAGGATGATTATGGTTGGTGCAGCCTCATTTTCACTGTACTGTTTATTAAGTGAAGTTGCTATGAACCTTGATCCTCGGTCTAATAAAACAGCTTGTTTCCTGGAACGATTGGTGGAGTCAGCTGAAACTAACCGGCAGAAGCTGTTGGCTTTTCATCAGTTGGGGTGTGTGAGACTCTTAAGGAAAGAGTATGATGAAGCAGAACGTCTTTTTGAAGCTGCTTTGAGTGCTGGCCATCTGTATTCTGTATCAGGTTTGGCAAGACTAGGTTGTGTTAAAGGCCATAGGCTTTGGGCTTATGACAAGCTCAGCTCTGTGATTTCTTCTGTTACCCCGCTCGGATGGATGTATCAGGAGAGGTCCTTATATTGTGAAGGTGATAAGAAGTGTGAGGACCTTCAGAAAGCAACTGAGTTGGACCCAACTCTTACTTATCCTTACATGTTTCGTGCTGCTTCCTTGATGAGGAAACAGAATGTTCAAGCTGCACTTGCAGAAATTAACAGGGTTCTTGGGTTTAAACTTGCATTGGAATGCTTGGAACTCCGATTTTGCTTTTATCTTGCTCTTGAGGATTACCAAGCAGCTCTTTGTGACGTTCAAGCAATTCTCACGCTTTCCCCAGATTATAGGATGTTTGAGGGACGGGTGGCGGCATTCCAACTCCGTACCCTTGTGCGTGAGCATGTTGGTAATTGGACAACAGCAGATTGTTGGATACAATTGTATGAGAGGTGGTCTTCTGTTGATGATATAGGATCACTCTCTGTCATATACCAAATGCTTGAATCGGAGGCACCAAAAGGTGTCCTCTACTTCAGACAGTCTTTACTTCTTCTTAG ATTGAACTGTCCTGAGGCAGCCATGCAAAGTTTACAGTTAGCGCGCCAACATGCATCAACTGAACATGAACGTCTAGTTTATGAAGGATGGATCTTGTATGACACTGGTCATTGTGAGGAAGGGCTTCGCAAAGCGGAGGAGTCTATCAAGATTAATAGGTCTTTTGAGGCCTTCTTCCTTAAAGCCTATGCATTGGCCGACTCTAGCCAGGATCCATCTTGTTCTTCAACTGTTGTTTCACTACTTGAAGATGCTTTGAAGTGCCCTTCTGATAGATTGCGAAAAGGCCAA GCGCTTAACAATCTCGGAAGTGTCTATGTGGACTGTGGGAAACTAGAGTTAGCCGCCGATTGCTACATAAATGCCCTTAAGATCAGACACACAAGAGCACACCAGGGCCTCGCACGAGTCCATTTTCTAAGAAATGACAAGGCTGCTGCATATGAGGAAATGACCAAACTAATTGAGAAGGCCCGGAATAATGCATCTGCATATGAGAAAAGGTCTGAGTATTGTGATCGTGAACTCACAAAAGCAGATCTAGAGATGGTGACAAAGTTAGATCCACTTCGAGTGTACCCTTACAGATATCGAGCTGCAG TGCTAATGGATGGCCACAAGGAGAAAGAAGCCATTGCAGAACTGTCGAGAGCAATTGCATTTAAAGCAGACCTTCACCTGCTACATTTAAGGGCAGCTTTCTATGAGCACATTGGTGATGTCATGGCCGCCTTACGCGACTGTCGAGCAGCTCTCTCTGTCGACCCAAACCATCAAGAAATGTTGGAACTTCACAGCCGTGTAAACAGCCATGAGCCCTGA